One region of Dysidea avara chromosome 1, odDysAvar1.4, whole genome shotgun sequence genomic DNA includes:
- the LOC136253301 gene encoding uncharacterized protein translates to MASSSADNTIDIEIDEPLHPSYHESPEFFYLKKFATVKSRRSVLKTRVVDTIYHSTHLQEAKKICGGTNRPNTYMFKGKKKEWRILGAPTSSLTGYYSGQYCSYLVNPNSLTEKMEEYNAPVFGPFAWFGTEKKETDIYGPCCFELNFHSMLDAYQKCRSNGEICYRAGGTFVYKREVSYIVIICCKKDKEYQSYPPIQVNSSKCFIPPWEIIEQECKTGPPSSKKSRLNGNNTSTSSEPTAAKAGTLLYQNLSPGFSSPEIASSHVYTDKSRHENVVFAFYLPDDTEIHLPAKEGIISKNEHTGYCLKTKGPYCQLKGDPVDASWFSVASHYSTYVLSKP, encoded by the exons ATGGCTAGCAGTTCAGCTGATAATACCATTGACATAGAAATTGATGAACCCCTACATCCTAGCTACCACGA GTCTCCAGAATTCTTTTACCTAAAGAAATTTGCGACAGTAAAATCAAGACGTTCTGTCTTAAAAACCAGGGTTGTGGATACCATTTATCACTCAACCCATCTACAAGAGGCAAAAAAGATATGTGGAGGTACAAACCGACCCAACACATACATGTTCAAAGGAAAGAAGAAGGAATGGCGCATACTTGGAGCACCCACTAGTAGTTTGACAGGCTATTACAGTGGACAATACTGTAGTTATTTGGTCAACCCAAACAGCCTCACAGAAAAAATGGAGGAGTACAATGCACCAGTATTTGGACCATTTGCATGGTTTGGAACAGAGAAGAAGGAGACTGACATTTATGGTCCCTGCTGTTTCGAGCTGAATTTCCACAGCATGTTGGATGCTTACCAGAAGTGTAGAAGCAATGGTGAAATCTGTTACAGAGCAGGAGGAACATTTGTGTACAAAAGAGAAGTTTCTTACATTGTAATAATTTGCTGCAAAAAAGATAAGGAGTACCAGTCTTACCCACCAATACAAGTCAACAGCAGTAAGTGTTTCATCCCTCCCTGGGAAATCATAGAACAAGAATGTAAAACAGGACCACCTTCAAGCAAGAAGTCCAGATTGAATGGTAATAACACAAGTACATCCAGTGAGCCAACTGCAGCAAAAGCTGGCACTCTGCTGTATCAAAATCTTTCTCCAGGGTTCTCTAGTCCGGAAATTGCTTCAAGCCATGTGTACACAGATAAATCGAGACACGAAAATGTGGTTTTTGCCTTTTACTTGCCGGATGACACAGAAATCCATCTACCAGCTAAAGAAGGAATAATAAGTAAAAACGAACATACTGGATATTGTCTGAAAACAAAAGGCCCATATTGTCAGCTGAAGGGAGACCCAGTAGATGCCAGCTGGTTTTCAGTAGCATCACACTACTCAACGTATGTACTTTCAAAACCTTAA